ATTTGAGATACTTGTTTCCttattatttttcagtgtttttacttatttattgtgggggtggggaggcgtGCACATAccactcagttctctcctcccactttgtGGGTCATGGCAACTGAGCTCAGATCCTCAGGTCTGGCAGCAGgaccttacctgctgagccacactGCTGGTCTAAGAGATACTGATACCTTCACCAGTACCCACCACCTGACAGGTAAGACTCAGAGGGCCCGATGCCCCCTCCCCTCACTGGGAGACACCCTTGCTCCCGTTCCTCCAGCACAGAAATGATGTGGGGCGGTGACACAGCACAGGTATTCAGTGACACATCAGTCCccaagaatcatggtgactcaggCCTCATCCACCAGAGGCTCTGCCACCCACCTACCTCACCCCAGCTCTAACCAGCAGGGCTGCCCACTCACCGAGCAGCGGCAGAAAAGGAACACTCTTTAAGATCCGCACCATTTCCTTGACCTTGGGCTCTTCACTGACGAGCAGCAGATTGTGCCCAACAAAAAGGGGTAGCAGGTTTTGGTATTTGGAATCTTCTAGAAAAGGCTTCAGGACCTGGGATCACAGGAAAGAATGGCTAATGGGGGGCAGGAAGGGAAAAGCCACATACCTTAGCCCCAGGCTGTACCTCAGAGTCTCCTCAGTCCCTACCCACAGTTAGGCACCAGACTAGGTAGCTTGTCTACTAGAGCAGAGGTCGGAAGTGTCCTGCAGGAGCAGCAGCTCCCAGGTCTCCTCAGCAGGCACGGGAGGAAGGCAGGCCTGAGTGGGGCAATACCTGGTTGGGGAAGACTTTTATCAAGATCTTGTGTTTCCGCAACTGGTGCCGCAGGAGAAGCTTGTCCTCTGCACTCATGGCCACGTTCTGGCAGACGGCAATCATCCGGTGGTCTCGAAACACTGCTGCTATGTCCCGACGAAGGAGATGGATGAGGCCTGACTCCTGCGGCAGGATGGGGTGAGGAGATATGAAGATCTCGGGGTACAATCCCCCCCCCAGGGACTGGGTGGTCAGTGGTGCCGGAATGCACAGGACTGGGGAACAGGTGGGCAGCCCGGCCCGAGGCCTACGATGTGGAACACCTCCACCATACACTTTCTGCTTCCACTGAGAACCGCAGGCTTCAGAGAGGGAGTCTGCAAACCTGAGAGCACCCGCCCTTCTCCAGACACCTTGGCAGGCAGCCTGTTACCATAGTTAACAAGAGGTACTTCAATTATAGGCTATAGTAATACAAGCCTGTAAAATGAATTACAgctcctcaggaggctgaggcaggagaatcaaaggTTAAGCTTGAACTGCAGAGTGAGTTTAAGACTAAATTTTGAAACTTAGTAAGACGGTCttgaaataaaagttaaaataaaggcTCGGGACAGAGTTTGGTAGcagaacacttgtctagcatgtgtaaATAaacaggttcaactcccagtgccaaacatacacacacacacatacacacacaaacaaacacacacacatacacacacatacacacacacacacacacacacaattacttcAATTATCAATATCACCCTGTGCTAAGGTGAATTATTTTaccaattttattattattagttcttattgttttttgagacaaggtttctccctgtaccccaggctgtcctggaattcaccctttagaccaggctagcctccaactctgagatccacatgtctctgcttcctaagtgctacgATCAAACatgtatgtcaccactgcccagctcattctATCAATTTTCAGTATGTGATGGGAGGCTGGAAGATGaaccagtgggtaaaggtacttgacACCAAGCCTGAACGAAATGAGGCCAATCCCAAGAACCCAGGCTGGGCACTGGGTGCCTTTACCCTGACACCTCAGgacttcattttccctttttaaaatttacgtGTTATGAGTATTTGGTCTACATGTATGTCAGCAGTCCATGCATGCAATGCGCtgggcagccagaagagggcactggatctggTGGCACTGGCATTACAGGGAGAgttgtgagttgctatgtgggtgctgaggatcccATCTCTGTAAGAACAaataactgccgagccatctctccagcccttaaacccctcccacctttttttcttctttttttaatatttatttatttatttattatgtatacaatattctgtctgtgtgtatgcctgcaggccagaagagggcaccagacctcattacagatggttgtgagccaccatgtggttgctgggaattgaactcaggacctctgaaagagcaggcagtgctcttaaccgctgatccatctctccagccccccccctttttttcttaagacaaggtctcattacagTCCTGGGGGATATGGAACTCcaatattcataatagccagaacctggaaacaacctagatgcccctcaacagaagaatggataaagaaaatgtggtacatttgtacaatgaagtattactcagcagtaaaaaaaaaaaatggcatcttgaaattggCAGGCAAatgacagaaagacaaacatggtatgtactcactcacaagtggacattagacataaagcaaaggataaccaacctataatagtccatgaccccagagaagacaggaaacaaggagaatCCTAAAAAAGGCATatatggatccccctgggaagggcaagtagacaagatctctttagtaaattggcagcatgggggtggtggtggtaggggagcagggaggggagaaggggagcagggaggagagcatgAGGGAGCAAGAAGATTGAGTTgggtaaaggacagagagggagagcaaggaaagagatacattGAAAGACAGAGCCattgtggggctagcaagaaaccaggcactagggaaacttccagaaaaccacaaggatgaccccagctaggaatctaagcaatagtggagagggaacctaaactgcccttcccctgtaatcagattgatgacgaCTTTAATCCTGGACAACTGATCCTCCGGCTTCCACCTCCTAAATGCAAAAGATTACAGGCCTGGGACACCACACCTAGCTTCTTCCTGTccttttcaaaagacaaaacacttCTGTCGCCCCTTAGAGACACAGGGAGGCTTCAGCTCCTTTGAAACAGGAAAGGGCAGGGTGTGGcagtcacacctgtaatctcagcatccaGGAGTTTGAGAAGAGCTTGGTTCTAAgacaccccatctcaaaaaaaagaaaaaaaaaagaaaagaaaagaaaaaagaggggctggagagatggctcagtggttaagagtattgcctgctcttccaaagttcctgagttcaattcccagcaaccacatggtggttcacaaccatctgtaatgacgtctgatgccctcttctggcctgcagacataaagacagaatattatatgaataataaataaataaagtaaaaaaaaaaaagaaaagaaaaaagaaagaaagaaaagaaaagaaaagaaaggcaggaatAAAATCCCCCCAACCTGCTTAAGAGTTTTCGcatgtttttggagacagataaaaattttaaaatgcagacaGCCCAGGCAGTTCAGAGCCCAACGTCGATGCAGAATCAAGTGCgtattttattataaagaatctgggatgggtgagatggctcagagtaaAAGCATCTGCTGTGCAAAATTGACAATCTGaatgcaatccccagaacccacatcaaaaaGCTTCATGTGGGTcaggcggtggcggcgcacgccttgaatcccagcactcagagggcagaggcaggtggatctctgtgagttcgaggccagcctggtctacagagtaagttccagggcagccaaagttacactgagaaaccctgtcttgaaaaaacaagacaaacaaaagaaacctgaTGTGGTTGCCTGTATCTGCACCCACAGCATTCCTGCAGCAAGATGCGGAGGCAGAAACAGAACTTGAACCTGTCTGACCAGACGCTTACAGGCAGCATGGATTAGGCAGCAGAAACAGACTacacagtgggaagagagaactgactcctcaaagttgccctctgacctccacacacacataacatacacacacacacacacacgtgcacgcacacacacacacgcacacacacacagggctccGAGTGGGAAAGGGCACTAATAGCGTGAGTACCTGCATGGCTTGGGGTCTAACTTATCAGCCTTCTAGCAAATAACATACACCAAGTCTCCTTACCTCCTTGGGGGGtttgggaggaggtggcaggcaTCTGGGGTGGATGGCAGGTTTGGGAGGAATATACTCAGTTATAGCCATTAGCTTCTGCCGCTCAAAATGCATGACGCGACGGTGGCGGGTCACAGCCTTGGAGCCATGGCGCACGGTCTGGAGGGTGGGCAGCCATGCTGGAAGACGGCAACACAATCAGATACCGCTTATTATCTCCGACGGATGAAAAGAACACCCCCACCCCTacaaagaaagacacacagaccTAGACGCGGCACAAACGTCTTCTCCTTCCAGCGGGGGACCTTATCAGTGGCTCCACCCCTTAAGACTCTCATTTCTCTGGCTTTGTAactgttgatttttgttttcagacaggatctctcataGCCCAGGCTACCTTGAATTCACTACATAACTGAAGATGACCTGACCTGCCCACTCCACCTGAGTGCTGTTTAGGACTACAGGTATTTGCCTTTATGTCTGGTTGAAGTGTGTTGGGGATTAAATGCAGGGCTTCCGGAAATGCTAAGCAAGCATGCTAACAAGTTGATTACAGACCCAGCCCTCTAAAAGTCCTTCTTATGTGCAGtgttagaattttaaaagttatatgtattttttaaccTGGtgatgttggcacacacctttaatcccagctctctggaggcagaggcaggtgcatctctgtgattcgaggccagcctggccctacaatgccagttccagggcagccagagattGTTAcctggagagaccctgtctcaaaaaagaccaCCACTGCAATTTCCAGGTATGGCAGAAAAAGGATCAGCTAGAAGGCTCTTGGAGACCGTGGAGGATTACCAGGGTGAGATGCTGTACGGTTAACGGCCGCAAGACCTCTTACGAGCGTCTGTGGAATGAGTTGGAACTGGACTGACTGTAAGCCCTACTCTGCAGATTGTCAGTGTTATTCTTGCCCTGCACTGAACTGGCCCCAACTCCAGTGTGCTTATCTGTAAAGATAACGCCTTCCTCCCAAGGTGCTTTTGCTGTAAGATTCAAATGAGGCAATGAGTGTAAAACAGTAACCGCAATCCCTGGTCAAAAGTACGGTGTCAAATCCACTCATTAAAGGCCTACCGGCGTCAGGCACCATGCCACTAACCAGCTAAAATGAATGGACACCGTGCTGCCCTCCATGGGGTTGAACAAACGAGACAGGCGCATTTGGCAAATGCAGAAGTAGACTGTGAACTAGCTAAGCGGGGGTGTAAATAAATAGGATACAAGCAAAGGATTTCACGAGGAACCTGCTTTACAAAACGAGGGTTGTGAGAGAAGACGGGGAGGCTGcattcaggctggccttaagaAACGATATattaaaatcccagcaaggaCTGAGCGAAGGGttagaaaaaaaccaaagcagaaaTAAGATTGTCGTTGGTGGCACCGTCGCTGTCATTACCAGAGTGTGTATGGGggagagggtgggggtggaggggatgtCTCAGGGAACTGGACCCAATCAGATCTGAGACCCGGCTAGTGGCGGGGTCACCGAGGGAAGGgttggagggaaaggagggagggagctagAGAGCGCTGGCCTGTCCGCGGTCAGGCCCTGGGTCTCTCCTTACCCGCCCGGGGCGGGAGACCTCCTCGAAGTATCCCCGCCACCGCCGCAGCCATCGCTACAGGAAGTTCCCACGAGCGCTGCGCGGAGACGGAAGGAGCTAAGGATTGTGGGGCTGCAAGGAAAGCCCAGGGCCGGAAACAATGGGTGAGCCGCCGGATAAAGCCGCTATCCGCATGCGTAGAGTCGGGCCTATAGTGCCCGCCCCCACGCCTACGTGGCGTCCCGTCTCCTAGCAACGACGCGAGACCGCAAGCAACCGTACTTTTCATCCCTCAGGTCTTTTCAGTTTGCGGCCAGTGAAGTCACGCCAACAACTTCTAACTCCAGATCCTTCGCTCCGATTTATCCCGGTCTTCCACCGCACACCCAATAATTGACTCTGAACCAAACGTCCCTGTCCTTGTCTCCTCAATCTTCCCTCCAAACTGGGTTTAGTGACCCGCCAGCTAagcttctctgctcctcttcgTCCACCCCCTGCCTCAAGCAGCCGCTATTTACTTTAGGTCATGCCAAGAAGTGAGCAGGAAGGTGAGCGGGTAGCAGAACAATTGGACGACAGTCGGGTCAGGTTTCCGAGAATGAAGACAAGTGACAAAGGGGCTGCCCTTCTTTTCACAGCTAAGAAGGCTGCCCAGAGCACCAAGGAAGAGGAAGTCCCCATCACCGAAGCCCTTATCACCAAGAGGAACTTGAACTTCCCTGAGGATGAAGACCTGTCAGAAAAGATGTGAGTGCAGGCGAAGGGAAGGGGTAACTGAACACTGAAGCGCAGATGTTCAGTTTGCTGAGCTGCATGGATTCTGGGACTCATTTTTGTCTCTTTAGTTACACCGTACTCCAGCCAGTAGTAATTCCcagttggtttttctttctttccttctttttcttttttaaagatttatttattatgtatacagtgttctgcctgcaggccagaagagggcaccagatctcattacagatggttgtgagccaccatgtggttactgggaattgaactcaggacctctggaaaagcagtcagtgctcttaacctctgagccatctttccagccctctttttcttttttgttttgttttttcaagacagggtttctctgtatgattTTTCCTTCCTTAGGATGGTTCTTTTTTCATTATCCTCAGCTGCCTTGGAGAATGCTCTGGCAAACTCAGAAATTCTCCGTTCAGTTCTCAATCCGGCCTCCCCGCACTCTTATTGCCCAATTGatcattataaattataaatctaGTTACTCCCTGGTTTGAAGCTTCCTCCGCAACCTACTATATCCAGAATAAAATCCAAACAGCACGAACCGAAATATTTCCAGCCACACCTAAGTGTGTAATTTCTCACGCCACGTTTTTGCACCTTGTTACTTAGAAGTGGGAGCAGCTTGACATCACCTGGTTTCTTGTCAGAAATGAAGACTCACCACCGGGGGAGGGAATTAGCTCACTTGACAGAGTGCTaagcaccacataaaaccagctttcagggctgaggagatggctcagaggttaagagcactggctgctctttcagaggtcctgagttcaattcccagcaaccacatggtggctcacaaccatctataataaggtaagacgccctcttctggcctatagaggtatatgcagacagaatactgtatgtgtgtgtgtgtgtatatatatatatatatatattaagtattttaaaaagacagtgattattttttttaaaaaagtggctttcatgtaatctcagcactcaagaagtagaggcaagaagatcagaagttcaagaccatcctcctcagctacatagtgagtctgaagccaccctgggctacatgaagccctggctttaagagaaagaaaaaaagatacccATCTCAAACCTACTAAGTTAGAATCTGCATCTTCCAGTACACAAAGTATTCCCAGAAACATTCAAGTTCAAGACAGGCTGAATTAATACACACATGTACTATTTGTTCTGCCTGAAATGCCTCGTCCTCATCTCTCTTCCATTGCCTACCCATTGGTTACCACCTCTAGGAAGCCGGTCCTGATTCCTCCACTCTGGAGTTGGTGCCCACTTTCATCTCTTTTTGCCCCACCccctgccaagacagggtttctctgtgtaacagtcatggctgtcctggaactcactgagatctgcctgccttccaagtgctgggattaaaggtgtgtgcaccaccaccactcagttaAAATACaatacattattttgtttttgtttttttgagacaggttttctctgtatagcctttgaagcctgtcctgagacccactctgtagaccaggctggcctcggatttaacagagactgcctgcctctgcctcccgagtgctggggttaaagatgtgagccacctcTGTCTGGCCCACTTCCATTCCTTGTACCTGACTCTGGCATCCACTTGGCCATAGCTATGTGGCTGGCTTCCCTGATAGTGACGGGCAAGGATCCATGCCATTACTCTGGAGGGTACTCAGTAAGAattaatgaatggatggatggaacaAGTGACTTCCCTCCATGGGTGACTCAAAACGGAGTGAAGAAGATTCTTCTAGAAGCTATGAGAATATTTCTGCATCTATCCCCACCCTACCTCTGCCATCCAAACTGACCAAGGAAGGCTTCTCTTGTTCCGAATCTCCAGGAACCATGAGCAGTCACCCCCCTTTATCCAGAGGGCCCTTCGTCAGCTTTTGCTCTGGGTCAAGAAGCTGTTCTTGGCATAGCATCAAAACCATTcagctcccttcctttccttgagACAagtcttctcctctcccctccctcccgccGCTCACTAACAGGCCGCAGGTGTGACCCCTAGTGCACTATTTTGCTCACTCTCCTCCAGGTTTCACACTCTTGATGAACTCGAGACTGTCCGCCTGGATCGGGAAGGGATTACTGCGATCAGCAATTTGGAGGGCCTCCGGAATATTCACAGCCTCTACCTGCAATTGGTAAAGTCTTGCTCCCATGCCTCCTGTTCTCTCCCTAGTGTGTTTGAAAACCGCTGAACGGTTTATATCTTTGCATTTCTGGTGTTAGGTGccgttaattccagcacttggaaggtagaggcaagcagatctctgtgagttcaaggccagcctggtctacaaagcaagttccaggacagccagggctacacagtgaaaccctgttttgaaaaacaaacaaacaaacaaaaaccccaaacaaaccaaaatttcCTACCCCAACCCCACCAAGAGCTCCTGAACATGCTGGAGTCACCACTCCAGCTGGGGACAGTGGTATGTGCCAGTCCCTTGAGTACTCAAGAGGCTAAAGTGGAAGGATCTCAagactgaggtcagcctgggctacataggaagttccacatacttactttctctctctctctctctctctctctctctctctctctctctctctctccctcacacacacacacacacacacacacacacacacacgtgcatgcaaataaataagcatcattaaaaatgttcaaataataaaaaaatgttcaaataagTGCTCATTTACTGTTTTGATAAAAAAGATTTTTCCTGTATCCTATGTCCCCCAGATGTTTGGGAGGCTGTGCAGGGGTGGCTGGGTCATCTTCAGCTTTTCCTATGACGAACAGAGCCAAAGCCCTTCAAGTTCTATGCAAAACCTTGTGAGCCAACTCAAATAGAGTCATTGCTCTTCCCGGTTCACAGGCCACCAAGGAGGCCTGTTCCATTTCTCTACTGGCCACTTGATTTCCTTCTCTTGAGTCTCCTCTAGTCCTTTGGTTCTGCTCATTGGACTAGCTCCAAGTTCACCCATTAGCCACTGACCAGAGAAAAGAAATCACCTTCCCCAGGTAATGGCATCTAGCCACAGTCAGGCTGAGTGGTCATTTCTCAAAGCagagtggctgcagctgagacTAGGCATGGTCTTAGGGCTTCATCCCCTTAAAAGGATTCCCCACCcagctgaccttaaacttgtttTCCCCACCTTGGTTTCATCCCACAGAATAAGATCCAGCGGATTGAGAACTTGGCATGCATCACCTCCCTGCGGTATGTGGCACCAAGACAGCAAAGGAGTAAGGCGTTGGGTGGTGAGAGACCGGCTACTCCCCTAGAACTGTCTGGGGGCTCTCCAAGCCTGGCTCTTTGCCAGCTGAGACAGCTGGCTCTGCTCTCCTCACCCCACTCTGTGCCCCCACTTGTCGGCTAGCTGCCTACACAGGGgagccctccctcctccagcagtctttcctccctcttcccctgcaGCTTCCTGTCTCTGGCAGGAAACCAAATCAGGCAGGTGGAAAACCTCCTTGACCTCCAGTACCTCCAGTTTCTGGACCTTTCTGAGAACCTGATAGAAGTCCTAAAGCTAGGTAGGAGCGCCACACATGCCCTGGCTCATGGAGTGGGTCCCAAGTGGCATCCTTCCTCCTTGTGGTTTTGCTTCTctccctggtggtggtggtgggggggtggCAGAGCGGGCATGAGCCCCTCACTCATTCTTTCTACCTCACAGACGAGTTCCCCCAGAGCCTTCTCATCCTCAACCTGTGTGGAAACCCTTGCACCACCCAGGATGGCTACAGGTGAGGAGGGTAGGGGTAAAGAAGTGCTAGATGAGCCCCGCCCACTGCTCCAGGAAGCCGCTCTCCGCCTGCCTCCCTGGGCCCTCTGCCCCTACACTGATCTGTCCCTTTCTATCCAGCACCTCACAAGCCTTTTGCTCTTTGGGTTGACCCCAGGTCCATTCCCTAGTCTCGGGGTCATACCCACCCAGGTATGGGCACTGAAGCACACGTCACTGTATTGTCCCAGGCTCTACACCACGCATGCCCTCATGGGTGacctctgctccttctgccttACAGGAAGACGGTGATAGAAGCCCTGCCACTGCTCTTGGACCTGGACAAACAGCCTATAATTGAGCGCTGGACCTCCGACGAAGAGGACAAATCctcagatgaggaggaggaatttCCAGAGCTGAATGGCCCGTTCTGCGCAGAGCGAGGTGATTATTTCCAGGCTTGTGGCCTCCCCAGGTTCGCATTGCCCTAGGAGAGGGGTAATGGCACCGGCACTGTCCTAGAAAGCTAGGTCTGCACGATCTCTCAGCTCTGCAGTCGTCTCTACTCCAGGCCCTTCATGTTCCCGAGTGCCAGTCAGGACAGTGGAAGGTGATATCTTCCCTGCGTGGCTCAGGGGTTACTTACTCACTTTTCATCAGCCACAGGGCCACCTGCTACTCATGACGGAGTGAGTGTCTATGGCCCTCCTCTGTCTGGAATTGGCAGGATCTAATTCGAGGATGCGGGGTCCCATCTCTTCCCAGCGCCAGCCTGATACTTATTCTACTAGGGATGCCAGGAGGTTTACCAAAGACATACCTGAGCCCAAGGCCCTCCTGCCGAGCTCAGGGCTCTGCTTTTCCTCCCCCAGGGTTCTTCAAGGACTTGGAGAAGGAACTGCAGCAGCATCAGGAGCAAAGGCAGCAGGAGGTCCTGGCAGAGCAC
The Microtus pennsylvanicus isolate mMicPen1 chromosome 11, mMicPen1.hap1, whole genome shotgun sequence genome window above contains:
- the Mrpl10 gene encoding large ribosomal subunit protein uL10m; the encoded protein is MAAAVAGILRGGLPPRAAWLPTLQTVRHGSKAVTRHRRVMHFERQKLMAITEYIPPKPAIHPRCLPPPPKPPKEESGLIHLLRRDIAAVFRDHRMIAVCQNVAMSAEDKLLLRHQLRKHKILIKVFPNQVLKPFLEDSKYQNLLPLFVGHNLLLVSEEPKVKEMVRILKSVPFLPLLGGCIDDTILSRQGLVDYAKLPSLDLLQRELVGGLTCLVAQTCYLLQHQPAQLTSLLDQHVKQQHEDEAATPASGKPPSPDPAPES
- the Lrrc46 gene encoding leucine-rich repeat-containing protein 46; translation: MPRSEQEAKKAAQSTKEEEVPITEALITKRNLNFPEDEDLSEKMFHTLDELETVRLDREGITAISNLEGLRNIHSLYLQLNKIQRIENLACITSLRFLSLAGNQIRQVENLLDLQYLQFLDLSENLIEVLKLDEFPQSLLILNLCGNPCTTQDGYRKTVIEALPLLLDLDKQPIIERWTSDEEDKSSDEEEEFPELNGPFCAERGFFKDLEKELQQHQEQRQQEVLAEHLSRMETQPVLTDLPILPAVPMAGDGSSAVTVQSEKESAPKAASSTETTSSTTKPVPRSHKSSVRVRKRAPAATATAKTSLAAAPNKTKTTPRRNTK